From Sediminibacterium sp. TEGAF015, a single genomic window includes:
- a CDS encoding putative LPS assembly protein LptD produces the protein MNRISKINVKSRLAIVLFLFLGIFLGLSTEMDAQTISKGNTQTLKDTASKKNLQDSIKIKTDTLKISKDSIDAPIKYNAEDSGVLVISTREFFLYGKAKVDYSDLKLDAATIKYDQRSQMVQAYGSKDSSGKPDSKPQFIQGEMKSISDTIFYNMKSGKGLTKNTFFQEGEIYVNAIDLKKISTTEVYARRARFTTCNLDVPHYNFRTSKMKIINNKMGIAGPSFPEFEGVPMPIGIPFGIFPLNKGRHGGLLPPAFTGSPDFGLGLEGLGYYFVLSEKMDVTLRSNLYSFGGWNLNINSKYIKRYAYTGNLNITIQNTKTLNRSTTSKDEFNTTRSFMINWSHSRDSRARPGTTFSANVNFGSSRFNRTILNNPFVNFQNQLSSSISYSKDWKGKYNLSVNLNHNQNNNLRLVNMNLPTVNFNVVTFYPFQQKDQVGAGRWYEKIGIGYSGNFQNQISFYDTAFSLRRILDTLQYGAQHSIPITLSLPSLGPITLAPSVSYSERWYGQRNFRSWNNTTNKVDTVIQRGFYAARQMSFGLAANTRIFGTYKFKPSSNIIAIRHEIRPTLSINYQPDMNAKYYYNLKVDTSNRTVRVSQFDGGILGAFGEGAFGGIGFGIDNLLEMKTKNKQDSSDKAGKKVKLIDGFGFSSNYNFLADSFQLGNFNFYARSTLFEKVNITASANLDPYDVDNRGFRQKQILWDPSKFKFGRITSGNVAVSTSFRSKSKDGKDEKKEIPVDPFMTPDEQQRQLQFARANPAEFTDFNIPWNVSIAYSFNFTRVLKPDYSGFITQTFSTFNFNGDFSLTDKWKVGATGFYDITRGNLQQLSTFITREMHCWQLSINVTPVGLFRSFNITVSPKSGILRDLRINRSRTFSSL, from the coding sequence ATGAACAGAATAAGTAAAATTAACGTAAAATCAAGGCTGGCTATTGTTCTGTTCCTTTTTTTAGGGATATTCCTTGGTTTATCCACAGAAATGGACGCTCAAACTATTTCGAAGGGAAATACGCAAACCCTTAAGGATACTGCATCTAAGAAAAATCTGCAAGACAGCATTAAGATTAAAACTGATACGTTAAAAATTTCCAAAGATTCTATTGATGCTCCAATCAAATACAATGCTGAAGACTCTGGTGTTCTAGTAATCTCAACCAGGGAATTCTTTTTATACGGGAAGGCAAAAGTGGATTATTCAGACCTGAAATTAGATGCTGCAACCATTAAGTACGACCAGCGCAGTCAGATGGTACAGGCGTATGGTTCCAAAGACTCATCTGGAAAGCCTGACAGTAAGCCTCAATTCATTCAGGGAGAAATGAAATCGATCAGCGATACAATTTTCTATAACATGAAGTCGGGCAAGGGGTTAACCAAAAATACATTTTTTCAGGAGGGCGAGATATATGTGAATGCAATCGACTTAAAAAAAATCAGTACCACCGAAGTGTATGCAAGAAGGGCTCGTTTTACCACATGTAATCTGGACGTTCCCCACTACAATTTCAGGACTAGTAAAATGAAAATCATTAATAATAAGATGGGAATTGCCGGCCCTTCCTTTCCTGAATTTGAAGGGGTACCCATGCCCATTGGAATTCCATTTGGCATATTTCCGTTAAATAAGGGTAGGCATGGAGGATTACTACCACCTGCTTTTACAGGAAGTCCTGATTTCGGTTTAGGTTTGGAAGGGTTGGGATATTATTTTGTTTTGAGTGAAAAAATGGATGTGACATTACGATCTAATTTATACTCATTTGGCGGCTGGAACTTAAATATTAATTCTAAGTATATAAAGCGTTATGCTTACACAGGAAATCTTAATATTACGATACAGAATACAAAGACTCTAAACAGAAGTACAACCAGCAAAGACGAATTCAACACAACCCGTTCCTTCATGATTAACTGGTCTCACAGCAGAGACTCCAGAGCCAGACCGGGAACCACTTTTTCTGCAAACGTGAATTTTGGTAGCAGCCGGTTTAACAGAACCATTTTGAATAACCCGTTTGTCAATTTTCAAAACCAGTTAAGTTCTTCCATTAGTTATAGCAAAGATTGGAAAGGAAAATACAATCTGTCTGTTAACCTAAATCATAACCAGAACAACAATTTGCGTTTGGTAAATATGAATCTGCCTACGGTCAATTTTAACGTAGTTACTTTTTATCCATTCCAGCAAAAAGATCAGGTAGGTGCGGGTAGATGGTATGAAAAAATTGGCATTGGCTATAGCGGTAACTTTCAAAACCAAATCTCATTCTATGACACCGCATTCAGTTTGAGAAGAATACTGGATACGCTTCAATACGGAGCGCAACACAGTATCCCCATTACACTGTCATTGCCTTCTTTGGGTCCCATTACACTTGCTCCCAGTGTATCTTATTCGGAGAGATGGTATGGACAGCGCAATTTCAGATCATGGAATAATACAACCAATAAAGTAGATACAGTTATTCAACGAGGTTTTTATGCAGCAAGACAAATGAGTTTTGGTTTGGCTGCTAATACTAGAATTTTTGGTACCTATAAATTCAAACCAAGCAGCAATATCATTGCCATCAGACATGAAATAAGGCCCACCTTATCTATTAATTATCAGCCTGATATGAATGCCAAATACTATTATAATTTAAAGGTTGACACTAGTAATAGAACGGTTAGGGTTTCACAGTTTGACGGGGGAATTCTGGGAGCATTTGGTGAAGGGGCATTCGGTGGAATTGGTTTTGGAATAGACAACCTGCTTGAGATGAAAACCAAAAACAAACAGGATAGTTCCGATAAGGCAGGCAAAAAAGTAAAATTGATTGATGGATTTGGTTTTAGTTCCAATTACAATTTTCTGGCAGATAGTTTTCAGTTAGGTAATTTTAATTTTTATGCCAGAAGCACTTTGTTTGAAAAAGTTAATATCACAGCCAGTGCCAACTTAGATCCTTATGACGTAGACAACAGAGGATTCAGACAAAAGCAAATTTTATGGGATCCATCCAAATTCAAGTTTGGTAGAATTACCAGTGGTAATGTTGCAGTTTCTACTTCGTTCAGAAGCAAATCAAAGGATGGAAAAGACGAAAAAAAAGAAATCCCTGTTGATCCATTCATGACTCCTGATGAACAGCAAAGACAACTGCAATTTGCAAGGGCCAATCCTGCGGAGTTTACAGACTTTAATATACCCTGGAATGTGTCGATAGCCTATTCGTTTAATTTTACGCGTGTATTAAAGCCTGACTACAGCGGATTTATCACACAGACATTTTCAACATTTAATTTTAATGGAGATTTTAGTCTTACAGATAAATGGAAAGTTGGCGCAACAGGCTTCTATGATATTACTCGCGGAAATCTACAGCAGTTGAGTACTTTTATCACCCGTGAAATGCATTGCTGGCAATTGTCTATTAACGTAACCCCCGTTGGTCTTTTCCGTTCCTTCAACATTACAGTAAGTCCTAAATCTGGTATTCTCAGAGATTTAAGGATCAACAGAAGCCGCACTTTTTCAAGTTTGTAA
- a CDS encoding MlaD family protein, with product MTVSNETKVGALTAVAITLLILSFNFLKGKTLLKTGNYLYAVYSETKGIKISNPVFVKGFQVGAVADIENADPNIASIIVSIKLTDAYNIPVNSVAVIRENPLGTPSIDIQLGDQKTYLQQGDTLQTAESKGMLSGIIDKVTPVTAQLEKTIQTLDEVLKNINTIFDPATKNNLQAVIANVNKTTESLVASSASLQQMLNQQTGSIAQSMNNVNKFTKNLSENNEKITQTLGNVAKASDNLAKTDLAGSVNQLKTAVANLNTVVEKINSDQGSMGKLLNDPSLYNNLNNTIKSANILVDDLRVHPKRYVNISVFGKKDKTGPLMKPLADTLKANQ from the coding sequence ATGACTGTATCGAATGAAACCAAGGTTGGTGCACTAACAGCAGTAGCAATAACGCTACTTATTCTAAGTTTTAACTTTCTGAAAGGGAAAACGCTTCTGAAAACGGGTAATTATTTATATGCAGTATATTCTGAAACTAAGGGTATCAAAATTTCAAATCCGGTATTTGTAAAAGGTTTTCAGGTTGGCGCTGTTGCTGATATTGAAAATGCTGATCCGAATATTGCATCCATAATTGTTTCCATTAAATTAACTGATGCTTATAATATACCTGTAAATTCTGTTGCTGTTATTCGCGAGAATCCACTTGGAACTCCCAGTATTGACATACAATTGGGCGATCAAAAAACTTATTTGCAACAAGGGGACACATTACAGACCGCAGAATCAAAAGGCATGCTTAGTGGTATCATAGATAAAGTTACCCCTGTTACAGCTCAATTGGAGAAAACAATTCAAACGCTGGATGAAGTACTAAAAAATATCAATACTATCTTTGATCCTGCAACCAAAAACAATCTGCAGGCTGTTATTGCCAATGTTAATAAGACTACTGAAAGTTTGGTTGCTTCTTCCGCTTCTTTGCAGCAAATGTTGAATCAACAAACGGGTAGTATAGCTCAGAGTATGAATAACGTGAATAAGTTTACTAAGAATTTGTCGGAAAACAATGAGAAGATTACGCAAACTCTGGGAAATGTTGCTAAAGCATCCGACAACTTAGCTAAGACTGATTTGGCAGGATCTGTAAATCAATTAAAAACCGCAGTTGCCAATTTAAATACTGTGGTAGAAAAAATAAATTCAGATCAGGGCAGTATGGGTAAATTGCTTAATGACCCCAGTCTTTACAATAATCTGAATAATACCATTAAAAGTGCGAACATTCTCGTTGATGATTTAAGGGTGCACCCCAAACGTTATGTGAATATTTCTGTATTTGGGAAAAAGGATAAGACAGGTCCTTTAATGAAACCATTGGCTGATACTCTTAAAGCAAATCAGTAA
- the nhaA gene encoding Na+/H+ antiporter NhaA, protein MAARKIVRKIIIDPLKVFIHDSRSIGIILLLATLLSLILSNIPGFSNGYIRFFQLSIDGTQEHAFVWGPFHLPNSILVVINDLLMAAFFFLAGMEIKRELVTGELASMKQSILPVAAAIGGMIVPALIYTQFNRGSEFTSGWAIPMATDIAFTLGIASLLGNRVPVALKVFITALAIIDDLGAIVVIALFYGSQLKLFYLLLSGLIMLILLSLQKNKVKIGWYTWILGLLLWYTIFNSGIHATVAGVLFAFTIPVNKLPELEIKFHVPVYFMIMPVFALANTAIVFPESGIGALNNSFSAGIIAGLFIGKPLGICLACFWMIKKKWAQLPNHTNWHQMIGAGILAGIGFTMSIFISMLAFSEITTQDIAKLAVLVSSVFSMLIGYAWMAIKK, encoded by the coding sequence ATGGCTGCCAGAAAAATAGTTAGAAAAATAATCATAGACCCATTAAAAGTATTTATTCATGATAGCCGTTCAATTGGTATTATTTTATTACTAGCAACCCTATTATCATTAATCCTTTCTAACATACCCGGATTCTCCAATGGATATATCCGTTTTTTCCAATTAAGTATTGATGGAACGCAGGAGCATGCTTTTGTGTGGGGACCGTTTCATTTACCCAACTCAATTCTAGTAGTCATCAATGATTTATTAATGGCTGCATTTTTCTTTTTAGCTGGAATGGAAATTAAACGTGAATTGGTAACCGGTGAACTCGCTTCTATGAAGCAATCTATTTTACCTGTTGCCGCGGCTATTGGCGGAATGATTGTACCTGCATTGATTTACACACAATTCAACAGAGGATCCGAATTTACAAGTGGATGGGCAATTCCAATGGCTACAGATATTGCTTTTACTTTGGGAATTGCTTCCCTGTTGGGAAACCGTGTTCCTGTTGCATTAAAAGTCTTTATTACGGCATTGGCGATAATAGATGATTTGGGTGCTATTGTGGTAATTGCATTGTTTTATGGGAGTCAGTTAAAACTGTTCTATCTTTTACTAAGCGGCTTAATTATGCTGATTTTATTGTCGCTTCAAAAAAACAAAGTAAAAATTGGATGGTATACCTGGATACTGGGGCTTCTTTTATGGTATACCATATTTAATTCTGGTATACATGCAACAGTGGCAGGGGTTTTGTTTGCTTTTACTATTCCGGTAAATAAACTTCCAGAACTCGAAATCAAATTTCACGTTCCAGTCTATTTCATGATTATGCCAGTATTTGCATTAGCAAACACAGCGATTGTTTTTCCAGAATCTGGTATTGGTGCTTTAAATAACTCTTTTTCAGCTGGTATTATTGCTGGATTATTCATTGGTAAACCATTGGGAATTTGTTTAGCTTGTTTTTGGATGATTAAGAAAAAATGGGCGCAATTACCCAATCATACCAATTGGCACCAGATGATAGGTGCTGGTATTTTAGCTGGGATAGGTTTTACTATGAGCATCTTTATTTCAATGCTCGCTTTTTCTGAAATTACAACTCAAGATATTGCTAAGTTAGCCGTTTTGGTAAGTTCAGTATTTTCCATGTTGATTGGATATGCCTGGATGGCAATAAAAAAATAA
- a CDS encoding OstA-like protein, with the protein MKSWLILLTSITCLCGNLLAQRLPSDSLAPDGKKIDILSALKYNYQKLDSLNEFVSLVGNVIVKQDKVIFYADSAVLNRQLNILEAFGNVHINDADSIHTYAQYLKYLGKEKKAYLQKKVRLTDGEGTLTTDELEYDATVKIGTYLKGGKLVNKKSTLTSTEGYYYGDTKDVIFKKKVIMNDPDNKINSDTLQYNTSTEIATFTSPTVVYNIKDKRTIKTREGFYDMKNKKAELYKRSVIEDSSAIFTADDMAFDDSTGLGEFRGNAVYKSKDTAQGFDMIANNIRTNKKTNSMVATQKPLLLIKQGADTIYITADTLYSAKLTDLTKKRIVPQVRESSWYDSVSVKNKLIPKDQEDSSDKFFEAYYNVKIFSDSLQATGDSLFYSLKDSVFRLFKKPVVWAQNNQITGDTIYLFIKNKKPERLYVFENSMAINKVDSVDYYNQLKGTTINANFVDGKIQDMRAKGNAENVYYAQDEEKNFIGVNKSTADIIDVFFEESKPQKVVFLRNLEGTTYPMRNTNHEDLKIRGFRWLENLRPKSKFDLLIFK; encoded by the coding sequence ATGAAAAGCTGGCTAATACTTTTGACAAGCATCACTTGTTTGTGCGGCAATTTATTAGCACAAAGGCTTCCCTCTGATTCACTTGCACCTGATGGAAAAAAAATTGATATTTTATCTGCTTTAAAATACAACTACCAGAAATTGGACTCACTAAATGAGTTTGTTTCACTCGTAGGTAATGTTATTGTGAAGCAGGATAAAGTAATTTTTTATGCCGACAGTGCTGTTTTGAACAGGCAACTGAATATATTGGAAGCATTCGGCAATGTACACATTAACGATGCAGACAGTATACATACCTACGCTCAGTATTTAAAATATCTTGGCAAGGAGAAAAAAGCATATTTGCAGAAAAAAGTAAGATTGACGGATGGAGAAGGTACGCTAACAACAGATGAACTGGAGTATGATGCTACTGTTAAAATCGGGACCTATCTTAAAGGAGGGAAACTCGTAAATAAGAAATCAACCCTTACCAGTACAGAAGGGTATTATTATGGTGATACGAAAGATGTTATTTTTAAAAAGAAAGTTATAATGAATGATCCGGATAATAAAATTAATTCGGATACACTTCAGTATAATACCAGTACAGAAATTGCTACTTTCACCTCTCCTACTGTTGTCTACAATATAAAGGATAAAAGAACCATAAAAACCAGGGAAGGTTTTTATGATATGAAGAACAAAAAGGCTGAATTATATAAGCGGTCTGTTATTGAGGACAGTAGCGCTATTTTCACAGCAGACGACATGGCTTTTGATGACTCAACTGGTTTGGGGGAATTCAGGGGAAATGCAGTGTATAAAAGCAAGGATACTGCACAGGGTTTTGATATGATTGCCAATAATATCCGAACCAATAAGAAAACAAATTCAATGGTGGCTACCCAAAAACCATTATTATTAATTAAACAAGGGGCAGACACAATCTATATTACTGCTGATACACTTTATTCAGCAAAACTTACTGATCTTACAAAAAAGCGTATTGTTCCACAGGTTAGGGAGTCATCCTGGTACGATTCCGTATCTGTAAAAAACAAGCTCATTCCAAAAGATCAGGAAGATAGTTCTGACAAATTTTTTGAAGCATACTATAATGTAAAAATATTTTCAGATTCGCTTCAGGCAACTGGCGATAGTTTATTTTACTCATTAAAGGACAGCGTCTTTCGTTTATTCAAGAAACCAGTTGTTTGGGCTCAGAATAATCAGATAACCGGAGATACCATTTATCTTTTTATCAAAAACAAGAAACCGGAACGATTGTATGTTTTTGAAAATAGTATGGCAATCAATAAAGTGGATAGTGTAGATTATTACAATCAATTAAAAGGGACTACCATTAATGCAAATTTTGTTGATGGTAAAATTCAAGATATGAGGGCAAAGGGCAACGCTGAAAACGTTTATTATGCTCAGGACGAAGAGAAAAATTTTATTGGTGTTAATAAATCTACTGCAGATATTATTGACGTATTTTTTGAAGAAAGTAAGCCACAGAAAGTTGTTTTTCTAAGGAATCTTGAAGGAACTACCTATCCCATGCGAAACACCAATCACGAAGATTTAAAAATCAGAGGCTTCAGATGGCTAGAAAATCTGAGACCAAAATCCAAGTTTGATCTGCTAATTTTTAAATAA
- a CDS encoding sensor histidine kinase, with protein sequence MSLFPNNENFLILLVDDRPENLIALEEILAQPGRSFIKANSGNEALKLALKHENIGLVMLDVQMPEMDGFEVARMLQLNKKTQHLSIIFVTAISKEEQFVLKGFEEGAVDYLQKPLDVNITRAKVKVFERLYFAQLKLKQSLLETELVNKQLERFVFIVSHDLKSPVATIAMLADMMQKEELVKNEPELLENTSIIYHSATRLSGMIESILDYSRKSLDEQTIEEVNSLDLVKDIVTMLPFKQNTKLNIDENLPRFRTRKIKLQQVFQNLLSNAIKYTNHPNPEISVGLYSTNSEFYTFYVKDNGQGISKQDQNRIFKLFETTDNKSNGESSTGVGLNLLKMLVEEQGGKLKLESSPEKGSTFYFDWRK encoded by the coding sequence ATGAGTCTTTTTCCTAACAATGAAAACTTCTTAATTTTATTAGTTGATGACCGCCCAGAAAATTTAATAGCCTTAGAGGAAATATTAGCTCAGCCTGGTAGATCATTTATAAAAGCAAATTCTGGTAATGAGGCATTAAAACTTGCCTTAAAGCATGAGAATATAGGTCTTGTTATGCTAGATGTTCAGATGCCTGAAATGGACGGATTTGAAGTGGCTAGAATGCTTCAATTGAATAAAAAAACCCAGCACCTATCTATCATTTTCGTAACAGCCATTAGCAAAGAAGAACAATTTGTATTGAAAGGATTTGAAGAAGGAGCAGTTGATTATTTACAAAAGCCATTAGATGTAAATATTACAAGGGCGAAAGTTAAAGTGTTTGAGCGATTGTATTTTGCTCAACTGAAATTAAAGCAGAGCTTATTGGAGACAGAACTAGTTAATAAACAACTTGAAAGATTTGTTTTCATTGTTTCACATGATTTAAAATCTCCCGTAGCAACCATTGCGATGCTTGCCGACATGATGCAAAAAGAAGAATTAGTAAAAAATGAACCAGAATTATTAGAAAACACTTCTATTATATACCATTCTGCCACACGTTTATCAGGTATGATAGAATCCATACTTGATTATTCTAGAAAAAGTCTGGATGAGCAAACAATTGAAGAAGTAAACAGCCTTGATTTGGTAAAAGACATTGTTACAATGCTACCTTTTAAACAAAACACAAAATTGAATATCGACGAAAATCTGCCTAGATTTCGTACCAGAAAAATTAAACTGCAGCAAGTTTTTCAAAATTTACTTTCCAATGCAATCAAATATACGAATCATCCAAATCCTGAAATTAGCGTAGGACTCTATTCAACCAATTCAGAGTTTTATACTTTTTATGTCAAAGATAATGGACAAGGTATTTCTAAACAGGATCAGAATAGAATATTCAAACTATTTGAAACCACGGATAACAAATCAAACGGAGAATCAAGTACTGGAGTAGGATTGAACTTGTTAAAAATGCTGGTGGAAGAACAAGGAGGTAAATTAAAGCTAGAAAGTTCCCCCGAAAAAGGCAGTACCTTTTATTTTGATTGGAGGAAATAA
- a CDS encoding N-acetylmuramoyl-L-alanine amidase family protein: MIKRYIAAWFCLVFSFLLFTSFTENKPGTQQKQPLRRIVIDAGHGGTDVGAKGRYSTEKDLCLAISLKLEKMMRQEIPDVDVIMTRTTDIYDDVVRKAEIANQAKGDLFLCIHVNSARPIKQTEFIGYKTVTAYKGKGKKKKKYTKKVKDYRTWYTPNPAKGTETFIYNVNKTSGRMKALSQGDDFAMDSATEQERKLFEQNDPAKMMLLSMKTQTYFQRSADLALTIEDEFKKVGRISREAKQRNEGIFVLHAVNMPAVLVETGFISNPEEEDYLNSEDGQREICEVIIKAVKRYKFSLEKQLTTTGNR; the protein is encoded by the coding sequence ATGATTAAAAGATATATTGCTGCTTGGTTCTGCTTAGTTTTTTCTTTTCTTCTGTTCACTTCGTTTACAGAGAACAAACCAGGAACCCAGCAAAAACAACCCCTCAGAAGAATTGTGATTGATGCAGGTCACGGTGGAACAGATGTTGGGGCAAAGGGAAGATACTCTACAGAAAAAGATTTATGTCTTGCTATTTCATTGAAGTTAGAAAAAATGATGCGTCAGGAAATTCCAGATGTTGATGTCATCATGACAAGAACTACAGATATTTATGATGACGTTGTAAGAAAAGCGGAAATTGCCAATCAGGCTAAAGGGGATTTGTTTTTATGTATTCACGTAAACAGTGCCAGGCCCATTAAGCAAACCGAATTTATTGGGTACAAAACGGTAACTGCATATAAAGGCAAGGGGAAGAAAAAAAAGAAATACACCAAAAAAGTAAAAGATTACAGAACCTGGTACACTCCTAATCCGGCAAAAGGTACAGAAACATTCATCTACAATGTTAATAAAACTAGCGGTAGAATGAAGGCGCTTAGTCAAGGAGACGATTTTGCTATGGACAGTGCAACAGAGCAGGAAAGAAAACTATTTGAGCAAAACGATCCGGCCAAAATGATGTTATTAAGCATGAAAACGCAAACCTATTTTCAGAGAAGTGCCGATTTAGCCCTTACGATTGAAGATGAGTTCAAAAAAGTTGGTAGAATCAGCCGGGAAGCCAAACAGCGAAATGAAGGGATTTTTGTGCTACATGCTGTGAATATGCCTGCCGTATTAGTTGAAACAGGATTTATTTCTAACCCAGAAGAAGAAGATTATTTAAATAGTGAGGATGGCCAGCGTGAGATATGTGAAGTCATCATTAAGGCAGTAAAACGATACAAGTTTTCTCTGGAAAAGCAGCTGACCACTACTGGCAACAGGTAA